A genomic window from Phoenix dactylifera cultivar Barhee BC4 chromosome 7, palm_55x_up_171113_PBpolish2nd_filt_p, whole genome shotgun sequence includes:
- the LOC103706473 gene encoding LOW QUALITY PROTEIN: triphosphate tunnel metalloenzyme 3-like (The sequence of the model RefSeq protein was modified relative to this genomic sequence to represent the inferred CDS: deleted 1 base in 1 codon), with the protein MEVEVKLRLPDAAAHQRLSDALEPHHLRTYLQENLFFDGAAGQLSARLAVLRLRFYDGDSRCVLSLKARARIAGGVSRVEEDEEEIDPSLGRVCAAEPWRLAAMAGSSRIMGRIRDEFGLSGEAGVESEERSSFVCLGGFRNVRAVYGWKEGLKLELDETRYDFGTSYEVECETADPERARELLEGFLKANAVPYSYTESSKFAVFRAGKLLP; encoded by the exons ATGGAGGTCGAGGTCAAGCTCCGCCTCCCCGACGCCGCCGCCCACCAGCGGCTCTCCGACGCCCTCGAACCCCACCACCTCCGCACCTACCTCCAGGAGAACCTCTTCTTCGACGGCGCCGCCGGCCAGCTCTCCGCCCGCCTCGCCGTCCTCCGCCTCCGTTTCTACGACGGCGACTCCCGCTGCGTCCTCTCCCTCAAGGCCCGTGCCCGCATCGCCGGCGGCGTCAGCCGCGTcgaggaggacgaggaggagatCGACCCCTCCCTGGGCCGCGTCTGCGCCGCCGAGCCCTGGCGCCTCGCGGCCATGGCCGGCTCGTCCCGGATCATGGGAAGGATCAGGGACGAGTTCGGTTTGAGCGGTGAAGCGGGAGTAGAATCGGAGGAAAGGAGCTCTTTTGTTTGCTTGGGGGGGTTCCGGAATGTCAGGGCGGTGTATGGGTGGAAGGAGGGGCTG AAGCTGGAGCTCGACGAGACCCGGTACGACTTCGGCACGAGCTACGAGGTGGAGTGCGAGACCGCCGACCCGGAGAGGGCCAGGGAGTTGCTGGAAGGCTTCTTGAAGGCGAATGCGGTTCCTTACTCCTACACGGAGTCATCCAAGTTTGCAGTTTTCCGGGCAGGGAAACTGTTACCATAG
- the LOC103706535 gene encoding cysteine--tRNA ligase, chloroplastic/mitochondrial isoform X2 yields MASLQCLPPTVQPRVSDHMNQIIDMIKKIIDNGCAYRIDGDVYFSVDKFPTYGRLSGRKLEDNRAGERVAVDSRKKNPADFALWKSAKAGEPYWESPWGPGRPGWHIECSAMSAAYLGHSFDIHGGGMDLVFPHHENEIAQSCAACSNSSISYWIHNGFVTVNEEKMSKSLKNFFTIREVLELYHPLALRLFLIGTHYRSPINYSRVHIDAASDRLFYIYQTLCDCEEILSQHGARNLKDSIPPDILNCIQKFLADFENSISDDLLTPVVLAGLSEPLKTINDLLHTRKGKKQNLRIESIFALEKEIRNVLNVLGLMPPSYHQVLQQLREKALRRAGLTEEEVLQKIEERSLARKTKQYERSDQIRKQLSAVGIALMDGPDGTSWRPSVPLAFQEHAVST; encoded by the exons ATGGCTTCTCTTCAATGCTTGCCTCCAACTGTCCAACCACGTGTTTCTGATCACATGAACCAGATTATAGATATGATTAAGAAG atTATTGATAATGGTTGTGCCTACAGAATCGATGGGGATGTTTACTTTTCTGTTGACAAATTCCCTACTTATGGCCGATTATCTGGACGGAAACTAGAAGATAATCGAGCAGGAGAAAGGGTTGCTGTGGATTCAAGGAAGAAAAATCCTGCTGATTTTGCTTTGTGGAAA TCTGCAAAGGCTGGGGAGCCATATTGGGAGAGCCCATGGGGACCAGGAAGGCCAGGATGGCACATAGAATGCAGTGCCATGAGTGCAGCTTATCTAGGACACTCATTTGATATACATGGTGGAGGGATGGACCTTGTGTTCCCGCACCATGAAAATGAAATTGCACAGAGTTGTGCTGCCTGTAGCAACAGTAGCATAAGTTACTGGATACATAATGGCTTTGTCACTGTGAATGAAGAAAAAATGTCAAAATCACTTAAAAATTTCTTCACTATCCGTGAG GTCTTAGAGCTGTACCATCCACTGGCATTGAGGCTTTTCTTAATTGGCACACATTATCGGTCTCCGATCAATTACTCAAGAGTGCATATTGATGCTGCATCTGATCGTTTATTTTACATCTATCAG ACCTTATGTGATTGTGAAGAAATTTTGAGCCAGCATGGTGCAAGAAATCTGAAGGATTCTATACCACCTGATATCCTGAACTGCATCCAAAAGTTTCTTGCTGATTTTGAGAACTCAATTTCAGATGATCTGCTCACTCCTGTTGTATTAGCTGGCCTCTCTGAACCTTTAAAAACCATCAATGATCTTCTACATACTCGTAAG GGAAAGAAACAGAACCTTAGAATAGAGTCCATTTTTGCTCTTGAAAAGGAAATAAGGAATGTTTTGAATGTTCTAGGATTGATGCCTCCAAGTTATCATCAG GTATTGCAGCAGTTGAGAGAGAAGGCTCTGCGGAGAGCTGGACTTACAGAAGAGGAAGTTCTGCAGAAAATCGAAGAAAGGAGTTTGGCACGAAAAACTAAACAGTACGAGAGATCTGATCAGATCAGAAAACAGTTATCTGCTGTGGGAATCGCCCTGATGGATGGCCCTGATGGAACATCTTGGAGGCCCAGTGTGCCTCTTGCTTTCCAAGAGCACGCCGTTTCAACttga
- the LOC103706535 gene encoding cysteine--tRNA ligase, chloroplastic/mitochondrial isoform X1: protein MGTASLKRYCLLLPSASSPFSTARTRSRLPSPSLLPSLLLQSRKTRPSSFSQALCSSSSSSSPSPHSPPPSTDDAAGTGPIPARSKPSAELYLYNTMTKRKELFRTRVPGKVGMYVCGVTAYDLSHIGHARVYVTFDVLYRYFQYLKYEVCYVRNFTDVDDKIIIRANELGEDPLTLSSRYCDEFLTDMASLQCLPPTVQPRVSDHMNQIIDMIKKIIDNGCAYRIDGDVYFSVDKFPTYGRLSGRKLEDNRAGERVAVDSRKKNPADFALWKSAKAGEPYWESPWGPGRPGWHIECSAMSAAYLGHSFDIHGGGMDLVFPHHENEIAQSCAACSNSSISYWIHNGFVTVNEEKMSKSLKNFFTIREVLELYHPLALRLFLIGTHYRSPINYSRVHIDAASDRLFYIYQTLCDCEEILSQHGARNLKDSIPPDILNCIQKFLADFENSISDDLLTPVVLAGLSEPLKTINDLLHTRKGKKQNLRIESIFALEKEIRNVLNVLGLMPPSYHQVLQQLREKALRRAGLTEEEVLQKIEERSLARKTKQYERSDQIRKQLSAVGIALMDGPDGTSWRPSVPLAFQEHAVST from the exons atggGAACCGCGTCGCTGAAGCGCTactgcctcctcctcccctccgcctcctcccccttctctaCCGCGAGGACGAGATCCCGACTCCCCTCGCcatctctccttccttctcttctcctccaatcGAGGAAGACGCGGCCCTCGTCCTTCTCCCAAGCCctctgctcctcctcctcctcctcttccccctcCCCCCATTCCCCACCCCCCTCCACTGATGACGCCGCCGGAACGGGGCCGATTCCTGCCAGATCGAAGCCCTCCGCCGAGCTCTATCTCTATAACACCATGACCAAACGGAAAGAACTCTTCCGGACGCGGGTCCCCGGGAAGGTGGGCATGTACGTGTGCGGCGTCACTGCCTACGACCTCAGCCACATCGGCCACGCTCGGGTCTACGTAACCTTCGACGTCCTCTACCG ATATTTCCAGTATTTGAAATATGAAGTCTGCTATGTGCGGAACTTCACTGATGTTGATGACAAG ATAATTATTAGAGCAAATGAACTTGGGGAAGATCCTCTAACTCTGAGCAGCCGCTATTGTGATGAGTTCCTTACTGACATGGCTTCTCTTCAATGCTTGCCTCCAACTGTCCAACCACGTGTTTCTGATCACATGAACCAGATTATAGATATGATTAAGAAG atTATTGATAATGGTTGTGCCTACAGAATCGATGGGGATGTTTACTTTTCTGTTGACAAATTCCCTACTTATGGCCGATTATCTGGACGGAAACTAGAAGATAATCGAGCAGGAGAAAGGGTTGCTGTGGATTCAAGGAAGAAAAATCCTGCTGATTTTGCTTTGTGGAAA TCTGCAAAGGCTGGGGAGCCATATTGGGAGAGCCCATGGGGACCAGGAAGGCCAGGATGGCACATAGAATGCAGTGCCATGAGTGCAGCTTATCTAGGACACTCATTTGATATACATGGTGGAGGGATGGACCTTGTGTTCCCGCACCATGAAAATGAAATTGCACAGAGTTGTGCTGCCTGTAGCAACAGTAGCATAAGTTACTGGATACATAATGGCTTTGTCACTGTGAATGAAGAAAAAATGTCAAAATCACTTAAAAATTTCTTCACTATCCGTGAG GTCTTAGAGCTGTACCATCCACTGGCATTGAGGCTTTTCTTAATTGGCACACATTATCGGTCTCCGATCAATTACTCAAGAGTGCATATTGATGCTGCATCTGATCGTTTATTTTACATCTATCAG ACCTTATGTGATTGTGAAGAAATTTTGAGCCAGCATGGTGCAAGAAATCTGAAGGATTCTATACCACCTGATATCCTGAACTGCATCCAAAAGTTTCTTGCTGATTTTGAGAACTCAATTTCAGATGATCTGCTCACTCCTGTTGTATTAGCTGGCCTCTCTGAACCTTTAAAAACCATCAATGATCTTCTACATACTCGTAAG GGAAAGAAACAGAACCTTAGAATAGAGTCCATTTTTGCTCTTGAAAAGGAAATAAGGAATGTTTTGAATGTTCTAGGATTGATGCCTCCAAGTTATCATCAG GTATTGCAGCAGTTGAGAGAGAAGGCTCTGCGGAGAGCTGGACTTACAGAAGAGGAAGTTCTGCAGAAAATCGAAGAAAGGAGTTTGGCACGAAAAACTAAACAGTACGAGAGATCTGATCAGATCAGAAAACAGTTATCTGCTGTGGGAATCGCCCTGATGGATGGCCCTGATGGAACATCTTGGAGGCCCAGTGTGCCTCTTGCTTTCCAAGAGCACGCCGTTTCAACttga
- the LOC103706475 gene encoding pyrophosphate-energized vacuolar membrane proton pump encodes MGAAILSDLLTEILIPVAAVVGIVFSLFQWMLVSKVKLSPERQTPARGNKNDYADYLIEEEEGLNDHNVVVKCADIQSAISEGATSFLFTEYQYVGVFMVAFAILIFLFLGSVEGFSTKSQPCTYSKDKTCKPALANAIFSTVSFLLGAITSVVSGFLGMKIATYANARTTLEARKGVGKAFITAFRSGAVMGFLLAANGLLVLYIAINLFKLYYGEDWEGLFEAITGYGLGGSSMALFGRVGGGIYTKAADVGADLVGKVERNIPEDDPRNPAVIADNVGDNVGDIAGMGSDLFGSYAESSCAALVVASISSFGINHELTAMLYPLLISSMGIIVCLITTLFATDFFEIKAVKEIEPALKRQLIISTALMTVGVGIVSWIALPSTFTIFNFGVQKTVKNWELFFCVAIGLWAGLVIGFVTEYYTSNAYSPVQDVADSCRTGAATNVIFGLALGYKSVIIPIFAIAISIFVSFSFAAMYGIAVAALGMLSNIATGLAIDAYGPISDNAGGIAEMAGMSHRIRERTDALDAAGNTTAAIGKGFAIGSAALVSLALFGAFVSRASISTVDVLTPKVFIGLIVGAMLPYWFSAMTMKSVGSAALKMVEEVRRQFNTIPGLMEGTTKPDYATCVKISTDASIKEMIPPGALVMVTPLIVGTFFGVETLSGVLAGSLVSGVQIAISASNTGGAWDNAKKYIEAGASEHARTLGPKGSDAHKAAVIGDTIGDPLKDTSGPSLNILIKLMAVESLVFAPFFATHGGLLFKIF; translated from the exons ATGGGGGCGGCGATCCTCTCCGATCTCCTGACGGAGATTCTGATCCCGGTGGCCGCCGTCGTCGGGATCGTCTTCTCCTTGTTCCAGTGGATGCTGGTCTCCAAGGTGAAGCTCTCGCCGGAGCGGCAGACACCGGCGAGAGGGAACAAGAACGACTACGCTGACTACCTcatcgaggaggaggagggcctCAACGACCACAACGTCGTCGTCAAGTGCGCCGACATCCAGAGCGCCATTTCGGAGG GTGCTACATCTTTTCTTTTCACTGAATATCAATATGTTGGAGTGTTCATGGTTGCATTTGCAAttctgatcttcctcttccttggctCTGTGGAGGGCTTCAGCACGAAGAGCCAGCCCTGCACCTATAGCAAGGACAAGACTTGCAAGCCTGCCCTTGCTAATGCCATTTTCAGCACTGTGTCATTCTTGCTTGGTGCAATCACCTCTGTGGTTTCTGGTTTTCTTGGGATGAAGATTGCAACATATGCAAATGCCAGGACTACTTTGgaggcaaggaagggtgttggAAAGGCTTTCATTACTGCATTCCGCTCTGGTGCAGTTATGGGCTTTTTGCTTGCTGCAAATGGGCTTCTGGTGCTTTACATTGCAATCAACCTATTCAAGTTGTATTATGGGGAAGACTGGGAAGGGCTTTTTGAGGCTATTACTGGTTACGGCCTCGGTGGTTCTTCCATGGCCCTTTTTGGGAGAGTTGGTGGAGGTATTTATACGAAAGCTGCTGATGTTGGTGCTGATCTTGTCGGAAAGGTTGAGAGGAACATTCCTGAGGACGACCCTAGAAACCCTGCT GTGATTGCTGACAATGTTGGTGATAATGTTGGGGATATTGCTGGTATGGGGTCGGATCTGTTTGGCTCATATGCTGAGTCTTCATGTGCTGCCCTTGTAGTTGCCTCGATCTCTTCCTTTGGAATTAACCATGAGCTGACAGCTATGTTATACCCCCTTCTCATTAGCTCCATGGGTATCATTGTTTGTTTGATCACTACTCTCTTTGCAACTGACTTCTTTGAGATAAAGGCGGTGAAGGAGATTGAGCCTGCACTAAAGAGGCAGCTCATAATCTCCACTGCTCTTATGACTGTGGGCGTTGGAATTGTTAGTTGGATAGCTCTCCCATCAACCTTCACAATATTCAATTTTGGTGTCCAGAAGACGGTGAAGAACTG GGAGCTTTTCTTCTGTGTGGCAATTGGTTTGTGGGCTGGCCTGGTCATAGGTTTTGTCACTGAATACTATACAAGCAATGCATACAG CCCTGTGCAAGATGTTGCTGATTCGTGTAGAACTGGAGCTGCCACTAATGTTATCTTTGGACTTGCTTTGGGATACAAATCTGTCATCATTCCAATTTTTGCTATTGCCATCAGCATTTTTGTTAGTTTTAGTTTTGCTGCCATGTATGGTATTGCAGTTGCTGCTCTAGGAATGCTGAGCAACATTGCTACTGGGCTTGCCATTGATGCATATGGACCCATCAGTGACAATGCCGGAGGTATTGCTGAGATGGCTGGAATGAGCCACAGAATTCGTGAGAGAACTGATGCTCTAGATGCCGCCGGAAACACCACTGCTGCCATTGGAAAG GGATTTGCGATTGGTTCAGCAGCCTTAGTGTCTCTGGCACTTTTTGGTGCCTTTGTGAGCCGAGCATCAATTTCAACTGTCGATGTTCTCACCCCCAAAGTCTTCATTGGGTTGATTGTTGGTGCCATGCTTCCTTACTGGTTCTCAGCCATGACCATGAAGAGTGTTGGCAGTGCAGCTCTCAAGATGGTTGAGGAGGTCCGCAGGCAGTTCAACACCATTCCTGGACTCATGGAGGGAACTACTAAACCAGACTATGCAACCTGTGTCAAGATATCCACGGATGCTTCCATCAAGGAAATGATTCCTCCTGGCGCTCTTGTCATGGTCACCCCTCTGATCGTTGGAACTTTCTTTGGTGTGGAAACTCTGTCAGGAGTCCTCGCAGGCTCTCTTGTTTCTGGGGTTCAG ATTGCTATCTCCGCATCCAACACTGGCGGTGCATGGGATAACGCGAAGAAATATATTGAG GCTGGAGCTTCGGAGCATGCCAGGACCCTTGGTCCCAAAGGTTCAGATGCCCACAAGGCGGCAGTGATTGGTGACACCATTGGGGACCCCCTCAAGGACACATCAGGGCCATCGCTCAACATCCTCATCAAGCTCATGGCTGTGGAGTCGCTTGTATTTGCTCCTTTCTTCGCCACGCATGGGGGTCTTCTCTTCAAGATCTTCTAa
- the LOC103706476 gene encoding probable monogalactosyldiacylglycerol synthase 2, chloroplastic isoform X2, with protein METESGPRLARNWASLPSVSFQTILPSLVLSRLLFFLRAMVRSVVAPRRSIREAVHHSVFAYKGGGGGGKQQPRRCSFYVGAAGGSGGDEDGAAAWGAEDECTMELVQLGADRPKNVLVLMSDTGGGHRASAEAIRDAFRLEFGDEYRVFVKDLGKEHAGWPLNDMERAYKFMTKHVSLWKVAFHSTYPRWVHCSYLAALAAFYARKVEAGLMKYKPDIIISVHPLMQHIPLWVLKWQSLQKRVVFVTVITDLNTCHPTWFHAGVNRCYCPSEEVSNRALLEGLKPSQIRVFGLPIRPSFCRAVLNKDDLREELEMDPHLPAVLLMGGGEGMGPVKKTAMALGEALFDEELGKPIGQIVAVCGRNQILSSTLQSIKWRVPVKIRGFETQMEKWMGACDCIITKAGPGTIAEALIRGLPIILNDFIPGQEVGNIPYVVDNGAGLFSKSPKETASLVARWFGPDRDELKKFSRNALKLAQPGAVFDIVKDIHQLLVQQRGPMAGSQLSLRHL; from the exons ATGGAAACTGAATCCGGACCTCGGCTGGCTCGTAATTGGGCCTCGCTTCCCTCTGTTTCCTTCCAAACCATACTCCCAAGTTTGGTTCTCTCtcgtcttcttttcttcttaagAGCAATGGTGAGGTCGGTGGTGGCGCCGAGGAGGTCGATACGGGAGGCGGTGCACCACAGCGTGTTCGCCTACAAgggaggcggcggaggcgggAAGCAGCAGCCGCGGCGGTGCTCGTTCTATGTAGGCGCCGCCGGTGGCAGTGGAGGGGACGAGGACGGAGCGGCCGCGTGGGGGGCGGAGGACGAGTGCACGATGGAGCTGGTCCAGCTCGGGGCGGACCGCCCCAAGAACGTGCTCGTCCTCATGAGCGACACCGGTGGCGGCCACCGCGCCTCCGCAGAGGCCATCCGCGACGCCTTCCGCCTTGAATTCGGAGACGAATACAGG GTCTTTGTGAAGGACTTGGGCAAAGAGCATGCGGGTTGGCCGCTGAACGACATGGAGAGGGCCTACAAGTTCATGACGAAGCATGTCTCCCTCTGGAAGGTCGCTTTCCATAGCACCTATCCTCGTTGGGTTCATTGCTCCTATCTCGCCGCCCTTGCTGCCTTCTATGCTAG GAAGGTGGAGGCTGGTCTGATGAAGTACAAGCCAGACATTATCATAAGCGTGCATCCCCTCATGCAGCACATACCTCTATGGGTTCTCAAATGGCAGAGCCTTCAAAAGAGAGTCGTTTTTGTCACTGTCATCACGGACCTCAACACCTGCCACCCGACGTG GTTCCATGCTGGTGTGAACAGATGCTATTGCCCTTCGGAGGAGGTGTCGAACAGGGCTTTGTTAGAAGGCCTAAAGCCTTCTCAGATCCGTGTCTTTGGTTTGCCGATTCGACCATCCTTCTGTCGTGCAGTTTTAAACAAG GATGATTTGAGAGAAGAACTGGAGATGGACCCTCATTTGCCTGCAGTTCTACTGATGGGAGGTGGTGAGGGAATGGGTCCAGTCAAGAAGACTGCAATGGCTTTAGGAGAAGCCCTGTTTGATGAAGAGCTCGGCAAACCTATAGGGCAGATTGTTGCCGTATGTGGCCGCAACCAGATACTGAGTTCCACATTGCAGTCAATTAAGTGGAGGGTCCCTGTGAAG ATTAGAGGATTTGAGACCCAGATGGAGAAATGGATGGGTGCTTGTGATTGTATCATAACAAAG GCAGGGCCTGGTACAATTGCTGAGGCATTGATCAGGGGACTTCCTATTATCCTCAATGACTTCATACCTGGACAG GAGGTTGGAAATATCCCATATGTAGTAGATAATGGAGCTGGACTATTCTCCAAAAGCCCCAAGGAAACAGCCAGCCTTGTTGCTCGGTGGTTTGGCCCTGACAGAGACGAGCTGAAGAAATTCTCAAGGAATGCACTCAAACTGGCACAACCTGGTGCGGTGTTTGATATCGTGAAGGACATACACCAGCTCCTGGTCCAGCAGCGTGGGCCGATGGCCG GGTCACAATTATCATTGAGGCATCTCTAA
- the LOC103706476 gene encoding probable monogalactosyldiacylglycerol synthase 2, chloroplastic isoform X1, whose amino-acid sequence METESGPRLARNWASLPSVSFQTILPSLVLSRLLFFLRAMVRSVVAPRRSIREAVHHSVFAYKGGGGGGKQQPRRCSFYVGAAGGSGGDEDGAAAWGAEDECTMELVQLGADRPKNVLVLMSDTGGGHRASAEAIRDAFRLEFGDEYRVFVKDLGKEHAGWPLNDMERAYKFMTKHVSLWKVAFHSTYPRWVHCSYLAALAAFYARKVEAGLMKYKPDIIISVHPLMQHIPLWVLKWQSLQKRVVFVTVITDLNTCHPTWFHAGVNRCYCPSEEVSNRALLEGLKPSQIRVFGLPIRPSFCRAVLNKDDLREELEMDPHLPAVLLMGGGEGMGPVKKTAMALGEALFDEELGKPIGQIVAVCGRNQILSSTLQSIKWRVPVKIRGFETQMEKWMGACDCIITKAGPGTIAEALIRGLPIILNDFIPGQEVGNIPYVVDNGAGLFSKSPKETASLVARWFGPDRDELKKFSRNALKLAQPGAVFDIVKDIHQLLVQQRGPMAGISYSLTSSLSYPI is encoded by the exons ATGGAAACTGAATCCGGACCTCGGCTGGCTCGTAATTGGGCCTCGCTTCCCTCTGTTTCCTTCCAAACCATACTCCCAAGTTTGGTTCTCTCtcgtcttcttttcttcttaagAGCAATGGTGAGGTCGGTGGTGGCGCCGAGGAGGTCGATACGGGAGGCGGTGCACCACAGCGTGTTCGCCTACAAgggaggcggcggaggcgggAAGCAGCAGCCGCGGCGGTGCTCGTTCTATGTAGGCGCCGCCGGTGGCAGTGGAGGGGACGAGGACGGAGCGGCCGCGTGGGGGGCGGAGGACGAGTGCACGATGGAGCTGGTCCAGCTCGGGGCGGACCGCCCCAAGAACGTGCTCGTCCTCATGAGCGACACCGGTGGCGGCCACCGCGCCTCCGCAGAGGCCATCCGCGACGCCTTCCGCCTTGAATTCGGAGACGAATACAGG GTCTTTGTGAAGGACTTGGGCAAAGAGCATGCGGGTTGGCCGCTGAACGACATGGAGAGGGCCTACAAGTTCATGACGAAGCATGTCTCCCTCTGGAAGGTCGCTTTCCATAGCACCTATCCTCGTTGGGTTCATTGCTCCTATCTCGCCGCCCTTGCTGCCTTCTATGCTAG GAAGGTGGAGGCTGGTCTGATGAAGTACAAGCCAGACATTATCATAAGCGTGCATCCCCTCATGCAGCACATACCTCTATGGGTTCTCAAATGGCAGAGCCTTCAAAAGAGAGTCGTTTTTGTCACTGTCATCACGGACCTCAACACCTGCCACCCGACGTG GTTCCATGCTGGTGTGAACAGATGCTATTGCCCTTCGGAGGAGGTGTCGAACAGGGCTTTGTTAGAAGGCCTAAAGCCTTCTCAGATCCGTGTCTTTGGTTTGCCGATTCGACCATCCTTCTGTCGTGCAGTTTTAAACAAG GATGATTTGAGAGAAGAACTGGAGATGGACCCTCATTTGCCTGCAGTTCTACTGATGGGAGGTGGTGAGGGAATGGGTCCAGTCAAGAAGACTGCAATGGCTTTAGGAGAAGCCCTGTTTGATGAAGAGCTCGGCAAACCTATAGGGCAGATTGTTGCCGTATGTGGCCGCAACCAGATACTGAGTTCCACATTGCAGTCAATTAAGTGGAGGGTCCCTGTGAAG ATTAGAGGATTTGAGACCCAGATGGAGAAATGGATGGGTGCTTGTGATTGTATCATAACAAAG GCAGGGCCTGGTACAATTGCTGAGGCATTGATCAGGGGACTTCCTATTATCCTCAATGACTTCATACCTGGACAG GAGGTTGGAAATATCCCATATGTAGTAGATAATGGAGCTGGACTATTCTCCAAAAGCCCCAAGGAAACAGCCAGCCTTGTTGCTCGGTGGTTTGGCCCTGACAGAGACGAGCTGAAGAAATTCTCAAGGAATGCACTCAAACTGGCACAACCTGGTGCGGTGTTTGATATCGTGAAGGACATACACCAGCTCCTGGTCCAGCAGCGTGGGCCGATGGCCGGTATCTCCTATTCTCTCACTTCATCATTGTCGTACCCCATATAA
- the LOC120111331 gene encoding ER membrane protein complex subunit 7 homolog, whose product MMRRSAEIIAFLLLFSCVLPSALAGPSGPGDGYTIAGHVKLEGATSKGFTPMEKSNSKVILNGGQRVTFLRADGYFSFHNVPAGTHLIEVSAMGYFFSPVRIDISSRNPGKIQAALTENRRVLHELVLEPLREEQYYEIREPFSLMSLLKSPMGLMVGFMVLVVFLMPKLMENMDPEEMRRAQEEMRAQGVPSLSNLLPGRSS is encoded by the exons ATGATGAGGAGATCCGCGGAGATCATcgcatttcttcttcttttctcctgcGTTCTTCCGTCCGCCCTCGCTGGTCCCTCCGG CCCTGGCGATGGGTACACCATTGCAGGTCATGTGAAGTTGGAAG GTGCGACATCCAAAGGTTTTACTCCTATGGAAAAGTCAAATTCAAAAGTGATACTTAATGGTGGTCAGAGGGTCACTTTTCTCAGGGCAGATGGttatttttcatt CCACAATGTGCCAGCTGGGACTCATCTTATTGAAGTGTCTGCAATgggttatttcttttctccg GTACGGATTGATATTAGTTCCAGAAATCCTGGTAAGATCCAGGCTGCACTGACAGAGAATAGGAGGGTTCTGCATGAGCTAGTTTTAGAGCCTTTAAGAGAAGAGCAGTATTATGAG ATAAGAGAACCTTTTTCCCTAATGTCTCTATTGAAAAGTCCCATGGGTTTGATGGTGGGTTTTATGGTGTTAGTGGTGTTCCTCATGCCGAAGTTGATGGAGAATATGG ATCCAGAAGAAATGAGAAGAGCCCAAGAGGAGATGAGGGCGCAAGGGGTACCTTCTCTCTCCAACTTGTTGCCTGGAAGGAGCAGCTAA